The following is a genomic window from Micromonospora cathayae.
AGTGTCGAAGTCGACGGTGACGCAGTACGGGGTGCCGATCTCGTCCTGCCGGCGGTAGCGGCGGCCGATCGCCTGCGAGTCGTCGAACTCGACCACCCAGCGCTTGCGCAGGTCGGCGGCGAGGCCCTTGGCCTTCGGGGAGAGCGCCTCGTTACGGGACAGCGGCAGCACGGCCACCTTGACCGGAGCCAGCCGCGGGTCGAAGCGCAGCACGGTGCGCTTGTCCACGCCGCCCTTGGTGTTCGGGGCCTCGTCCTCGTCGTACGCCTCCAGCAGGAAGGCCAGCACCGCGCGGGTCAGGCCGGCGGCCGGCTCGATGACGTACGGCACCCACCGCTCGCCCTTCTCCTGGTCGAAGTAGGACAGGTCGACGCCCGAGTGCTTCGAGTGCGTGGTGAGGTCGAAGTCGGTCCGGTTCGCCACGCCCTCCAGCTCGGCGAACTCGGTGCCACCGAAGCGGAACCGGTACTCGATGTCGACGGTCCGCTTCGAGTAGTGCGAGAGCTTCTCCTTCGGGTGCTCGTAGAAGCGCATGTTCTCCTCGGAGAGACCGAGGTCGCGGTACCAGTTCCAGCGCTCGCCGAGCCAGTACTCGTGCCACTGCTCGTCGGTGCCCGGCTCGACGAAGAACTCCATCTCCATCTGCTCGAACTCGCGGGTCCGGAAGATGAAGTTGCCCGGGGTGATCTCGTTACGGAACGACTTGCCGGTCTGCGCGATGCCGAACGGCGGCTTCTTGCGGGCCGAGGTCGCCACGTTGTTGTAGTTGACGAAGATGCCCTGGGCGGTCTCCGGGCGCAGGTAGTGCAGGCCCTCCTCGCTCTCCACCGGGCCGAGGTAGGTCTTCATCAGGCCGTTGAACATCTTCGGCTCGGTGAAGGTGCCCTTGTTGCCGCAGTTGGGGCAGTTCAGCTCGGTGAGCGAGGTCAGCGGCTTGCCGTGCTTGGCCTCGTACGCCTCCTCGAGGTGGTCGGCCCGGAACCGCTTGTGGCAGGACTGGCACTCGGTCAGCGGGTCGACGAAGGCGTCCAGGTGGCCGGAGGCGGCCCAGACGTCCCGGGCCAGGATCACCGCGGAGTCGAGGCCGACCACGTCGTCACGCTGCTGGACCATGGTCTTCCACCACTGCCGGCGGACGTTCTCCTTCAGCTCCACGCCGAGCGGGCCGTAGTCCCACGCCGACCGGGTGCCCCCGTAGATCTCACTGGAGGGGAAGACGAAACCCCGGCGCTTGGCGAGGCTGACGACGGCGTCGATACGGTCGGCGGGCATGTTTCCTCCTACGCCGGCTGGCGGTCGGCGGGGACAGGGAATGTTCCGGACATGTTCGGGACAACGGTACGACCACCGCCGCCCCGAGCCCAGCAGAATACTCCCGGTGACCGGGCCACCCGCGTGGCGGTCCGGCCGGTCCGCCGGGTGGCCGTGCGTTCGCCGGTGTGGCCGTTGCGGCAGACCGAGGGTCCGGCCACCGTCAGCTCACCCCGCAGACCTCCAGCTGGCCGGTGCCGCCGTTCTGGGCCAGGGTCACCCGCTGGGTCTCCCGGCCGCCGCCGTCGAGGACCACGTCCACCGGGACGGTGAGGTCGTTGAGGTCGACGTCACCCACCCGGTACGAGGTGATCTCCGGTTCGGCGGTCACCCGGCGTTCGAACTCCGGCCGGGACTCCCGCTCCTTCAGGTCCCGGCAGAGCAGGTCGTACGCCTCGCCGTACTTGTCGTCGGCCAGCGCCCGGTAGTAGTCGTCGGTGACGGCGCGCCCCTGCTCGTCGAGCGCCTCGGTGCCGGCCACCGCCAGCCCGATCACCGCCGCCGTGCCGCCACCGCAGCAGAGCAGCACGGCGAGCGCGCCCGCGCCGAGACCGAGCCACATCCGGGTACCGCGTCCCTCGGTGGGCGGGGCCGCGAACGGCGGGGCCACCCCCGGGCCGGCCGGTGGTGCGGGTACGCCGTGCGTCTGCGGCGGGTTCTGGCCGGGCAGCACGGGGTACGGCGGCGGGGCTGCCGGTCCGGGATCGGTCATACCGGCCAGGGTAGTGCCCGTGGGTCAGCGGTACGGGGCAGTGGCCCGGTCACTGGTGGAGATCGTCAGCTCGCCCCCCGGCGCGGCACTGGCGAGCGTCTCGTACGCCGACGGCTCGTCGAGCGACTCGGCGAGCAACGGGGTGGCGGAGACCTTGACGTCGAACCCGCCCAGCGCCCGCCGGTACGCCCCGACCGACTCCCATTCGGTCACCAGGCACCAGTGACGCGGGTCGTCGAGCGCCCGGACCAGTTCGCCACGCCGGTAGCCGGGACGGGCGGCGAGCGCGGCGAGCGCGGCGTGCGCCCGCTCGGTGAAGGTGGTGGCGACGTCGTCGTCGACCACGAACCGGTTGGTGACGAGCACCGGGTGCCTCCTCGTAGAGTCTGTGGGATGCAGCGTACGCAGCCTCCCCTGCCGGCCCGCCTCGCCCGGCTGAACCCGACCGGGGTGTTCCTGGCCGTGTTGGCCCTGGTGCTGGTGGGCCTGCTCGTGCCCGGTGTGGTCGGTGCGGTGCTGCTGCTGGCGCTGGCCGCCGGCTTGGTGGCGTTGCTGCGGTTGACCTGGCCGGTGCAGACCCCGGCGACCCGGGTGATCCGGCTGCTCATGCTCACCCTGCTCGTCGCCGCCGCCCTGAACAAACTGTTCTGACCGGCGGGCCGCGCCGACTGCGCGCTGCGCGGACCAGCGGGCCGCGCCGACAGCGCGCTGTTCGGATCAGCGAGCCGCTCAGGCCAGCGAGCCGCTCGGACCAGCACGCATGCAAGCATGCGTTTTTGACAATCATTCTCGTTGGGGCGGATCGTGGTGACCATGAACAGCCGCCCGACTCCGCGTGTCCTGGCCGCCACCACCACCGCGCTGCTCGCGCTCGCCGGTGTCACGGCCTGCTCCTCCGACGACGTGGCCGGCGCCGATCCGCAGCGGGTCGACGTGGTGGCCGCCTTCTACCCACTCCAGTTCGTCGCCGAGCGGGTCGGCGGGGACGCGGTACGGGTCACCAACCTCGCCAAGCCGGGCGCGGAGCCGCACGACCTGGAGCTGAACCCGGGGCAGGTCGGCCAGGTCAGCGAGGCCGAGCTGATCGTGTACCTGAAGGGGTTCCAGCCGGCCGTGGACGAGGCGGTCGAGCAGAACGGCGGCGACCGGGCGTTCGACGTGGCGACCGTGCAGCCGCTGCTCGACGCCGCCGCCGGCGGGCACGACCACGACCACGAGGGTGAGCCCGGCCACAGCGAGGAGCCGGCGAACGCCGAGGAGAAGGAGCACGCCGACGAGGGTGGCGGCAAGGACCCACACGTCTGGCTCGACCCGACGCGGCTGGCCACCATCGGTGACAAGCTCGCCGAACGGCTCGGCACGGCCGACCCGGACCGGGCCGCCGACTACGCCAGCCGGGCGAAGGCGCTGCGCACCGAACTGGAGCAGCTCGACGGCGAGTACACCGCCGGCCTGAAGACCTGCCAGCGCCGGGAGATCGTGGTCAGCCACACCGCGTTCGGGTACCTGACCGGGCGCTACCAGCTCGAACAGATCGGCATCTCCGGGCTGACCCCGGAGAACGAGCCGTCGCCGCAGCGGCTGGCCGAGGTCGCCGAGGAGGCCCGGGAACACCGGGCCACCACGATCTTCTTCGAGACGCTGGTCAGCCCGAAGGTCGCCGAGACCATCGCCCGGGAGGTCGGCGCGAAGACGGCGGTGCTCGATCCGATCGAGGGCCTCTCGGCGGAGAACTCCTCGGGGGACTATTTTTCGGTGATGCGCAGCAATCTGGAAAGCCTGCGGACGGCGTTGAGCTGTTCGTGAACGCCCCCGTCATCACCGTCGCGCACGGGGTGGTCGGCTACGACGGCCGCCCCGTGCTGCGGGACGTCTCACTGAGCGTGGCCGCCGGTGAGGTCGTCGCCGTGCTCGGGGCCAACGGCTCCGGCAAGTCCACGCTGATCCGCGCGGTGCTCGGGCTGGTGCCGCTCAGCGCCGGGCAGGTCACCCTCTTCGGCACCCCGCAGCGCCGCTTCCGGCAGTGGCACCGCATCGGGTACGTCCCGCAGCGGCTGGGCGCGGGCAGCGGCGTACCGGCCACGGTGGCCGAGGTGGTCGCCTCCGGGCGGCTGGCCCGGCGGGGCGTCCTGCGCCCACCGGGGCGGGCGGACCGGGCCGCGGTCGCCGAGGCGCTGCGCGCGGTCGGGCTCGCCGACCGGGCCAGCGACCCGGTCGCCACCCTCTCCGGCGGACAGCAGCAGCGCACCCTGATCGCGCGGGCGCTGGCCGGCCAGCCGGAACTGCTGGTACTCGACGAACCGACCGCCGGGGTGGACGCCACCAGCCAGCAGGCGTTCGCCGGGGCGCTGCGCGGGTTCGTCGGCGGCGGCGGGACGGTGCTGCTGGTCGCCCATGAGCTGGGACCGCTGCGCCCGTTGATCAACCGGGCGGTGGTGGTGCACCACGGCGGGATCGCGCACGACGGCGCGGTCCCGGAGCCGGCCGGCCACCACGCCGAGCCCGACCACGACCACGTGCACCCGCACGGTCCCGAGGAGCCCGCCGGGCTGTGGAGCGCGCCGTGAGCCTCTTCCAGTACGACTTCATGCTGCGCGCCCTGGTCGGCGCGCTGATCATCGGCCTGGCCGCGCCGGCGCTCGGGATCTACCTGGTGCAGCGGCGGCTGGCCCTGATCGGCGACGGGATCGGCCACGTGGCGCTGACCGGCGTCGGGGCCGGGCTGCTGTTCCAGACCTCGCCGGTGCTCATGGCGGTGGTCGCCGCCGCGCTCGGCGCGGTCGTCATCGAACTGGTCCGGGAGCGCGGACGTACCTCCGGCGACCTGGCCCTGGCGTTGCTGTTCTACGGCGGCATCGCCGGGGGCGTGATGCTGGTCGGGCTCTCCGACGCCAGCAGCGCCAACCTCAACGCGTACCTGTTCGGCGCGCTGACCACCACCTCGCGCGGCGACCTGGTGACCATCGCGGTGCTCGGGGTGGCGGTCCTGGTGACCATGCTCGTGCTCCGGCCGGCGCTCTTCGCGGTCTGCCACGACGAGGAGTACGCCCGGGTCTCCGGCCTGCCGGTGCGGACGCTGAACCTGCTGCTGGCGGTGACCACGGCGGTGACCGTGACCATCGCGATGCGCGCGGTGGGTGTGCTGCTGATCAGCGCGTTGATGGTCGTGCCGGTCGCCACCGCGCAGCAGGTGACCCGGGGGTTCCGCAGCACGATGGCGGTGGCGATGGGGGTCGGCCTGCTCGCCGCCGGGTCCGGGGTGTGGGTGGCGGCGGTCGCCGACACCGCCCCGGGCGCCTCCGTGGTGGTGCTCGCGATAGCCTCCTTCCTCGTCGTCGCGGTCGCCGCCGGTGCCTGGCGGACCCTGCGCCGACGGCACGCCCCGGCCGCTCCGGCGCAGCCAGAACCGCACGAGGTGGTGCTGAGTTGATCCTGGGCCGCGCGGGCGTGCCGGGATTGGTTACCGTTGCGGAGTGACCAGCAGCAACGGCTACGACGCGTACGAGGGCGCGGGGGACCTGCTGCGCGCCCTGTCCGCGCCGATCCGGCTGGCCATCGTCAGCGAGCTCGCCCAGGGTGAACGCTGCGTCCACGAACTGGTGGAGAAGCTCGGCGCACCGCAGCCGCTGGTCTCCCAGCACCTCCGGGTGCTACGCGGAGCCGGTGTGGTGCGGGGCTCCCGGCGGGGCCGGGAGATCGCCTACACCCTGGTCGACGAGCACGTCGCGCACATCGTGGCGGACGCGGTCAGCCACGCCGGGGAGGGAACATGAGCCAGCGGAACCATCGGTGCGCCGGGTCGGGGACGCCACGCCCGCAGCTCGGCGGCGGGGAGGCGGCGTGAGCGAGACCGGCACCGCCGTCCGCAACACCCGTCAGCGGACGGCGGTCAGCGCGCTGCTGGCCGAGGTGGAAGGCTTCCACAGCGCCCAGGACCTGCACGCGATGCTCCGGGACCGGGGCGAACGGGTCGGGCTGACCACCGTCTACCGGACCCTGCAGGGGCTGGCCGACGCGGGCGAGATCGACGTGATGCGCCCGCCGGGCGGCGAGCACCTCTACCGGCGGTGCAGCGAGGGTCACCACCACCACCTGGTCTGCCGTTCCTGCGGGCGGACCGTGGAGGTGGCCGGCCCGGCGGTGGAGACCTGGGCCGACCGGGTGGCCGCCCAGCACGGCTTCTCCGACGTCAGCCACACCCTGGAGATCTTCGGCAGCTGCCCGTCCTGCGCCGTCACCTGACCCGGCCGGGTCGGTTCGGCGGCTGCCCGACCGGCCGGGTCGGTCCCGTCGCCGGCCCTGGCGGTCGGTCGGCCGTCGGGTGGACTGCGGTGGGACGACCGGGCGTGGCACGCTGTCCGGCGTGCGAATCTACGCCGATCGTTTCCCGACCGCCGCCCGTCAACTCCTCACCGACCTGCTCGTCGTCGCCTGGGTGTACCTCGCGGTCCGGGGCGCGCTCTGGCTGCACGACCTGGTACAGAAACTCGCCGTACCGGGGCAGAAGCTGGAGGGGGCCGGCGGCGGGCTGGCCGACAACCTGGCCGACGCCGGTGGCAAGGTCGGCCGGGTGCCGCTGGTCGGCGACGAGCTGACCGCGCCGTTCGAGCGGGCCGCCGACGCCGCCCGGTCGCTGGCCGAGGCCGGCCGGGACCAGCAGGAGCTGGTCGACCAGCTCGCCCTGGCGCTGACCGTGGCGGTGCTGGTCTTCCCGCTCGGCATCGTGCTGCTCGGCTGGTTGCCGCTGCGGGTGCGCTGGATGCGCCGGGCCGGCGCGGCGGCGGCGTTGCGGTCCGCGCCCGCCGGCCGGGACCTGCTGGCCCTGCGGGCCCTGGCCGGTCAGCCGCTGGGCAAGCTCACCCGGATCGCCCCGGACGTGGCGGAGGCGTGGCGACGCGGCGACGACGCCACGGTCGACGCGCTGGCCGCCCTGGAGCTGCGTGAACTGGGGCTCCGACCGAATCGGTAGGGTCGACCGGTGCTCTACTTCCTGATCGTCATCGCCCTGCTGCTGCTCGGCTACGCCGGCTACCTGGTCAGTTTCGTCCGTCGGGGGCGCCCGATCCCGGCGAAGGCGTACCTGGTGCTGGCGGTACTCAACGGGCTGATCCTCGCGGCGGTCCTGGCCTGGGCCATCGCCCGCTGACCGGCCGGTCCGCGTCCCGGGACACGGACCGGCCCGGCCGGACCGGGACGCGACCGGTCCGGCCGGAACGCGAGCCGGGCCGGGACGGGGGCGGGACGGTCAGCGGGGCGGGATCCGGCGGCGGACGTCCGGCGCGGTCGACGGGCCGGGCGTCCACCGGGCCACCCAGGGCAGGTCGTCCGGCGGGGTGACCACACCCTCCTCCACGAAGGCGTACCGGCCGGCGACGATGCGCTGCGCGGCCACCACGTCCAGCGGGTCGGTGTTCGACCAGAGGCCGGTGAAGAGCTGCTCGATCCGCAGCCGGGCCTGCCGGCAGAACAGGTCGGCCAGTTCCCGGCCCTCCGGACGGGTGTCCCGCTCGGCGTGGGCCCGTACGCACGCCGCGGACATCGCGAACAGTTCCGCGCCGATGTCCACGATCCGCCCGAGGAACGCCTGCTTGCGTTCCATCTTTCCCTGCCAGCGGGACATCGCGTAGAACGTGGACCGGGCCAGCTTGCGGGAGGTGCGTTCGACGTGCCGCAGGTGGCCGGCGAGCGGGCCGTACTCGGCGTACGCCCCGGGGGTCTGGCCCCGGCCGACCGCCAGGGTGGGCAGCCAGCGGGCGTAGAAGGCGCCCGCGCGGGCCCCGGCGCGCGCCTTGCGGCCGAGCCCGGCGTCCGGGTCGATGATGTCACCGGCGACGGAGAGGTGGGCGTCGACCGCCTCCCGGGCGATCAGCAGGTGCATGATCTCGGTGGAGCCCTCGAAGATCCGGTTGATCCGCAGGTCCCGGAGCATCTGCTCGACGGCGGCCGGGCGTTCGCCCCGGGCGGCGAGCGAGTCGGCGGTCTCGTAGCCGCGCCCGCCCCGGATCTGCACCAGCTCGTCGGCGACCCGCCAGGCCATCTCGCTGGCGTACAGCTTGACCAGGGCGGCCTCGATCCGGACGTCGTTGCGGTCGTCGTCGGCGAGCAGGCAGGACAGGTCCAGCATGGCCTCCATGCCGTACGTGGTGGCGGCGATGAAGGACAGCTTCTGGGCGACCGCCTCGTGCTCGGCGACCGGCCGGCCCCACTGCACCCGGTCGGCGGCCCACTCCCGGGCCACGTTCAGCGACCACTTGCCGGCCCCGACGCACATCGCCGGCAGCGAGAGCCGGCCGGTGTTCAGGGTGCTCAGGGCGATCTTCAGGCCGCGTCCCTCGCCGCCGATCACGTTCTCGTTCGGGACGAAGACGTCGTGGAAACGGGTGAGGCTGTTCTCCAGGCCACGCAGCCCGACGAAGCTGTTGCGCCGCTCCACGGTGATGCCGTCGGCGTCGCCGTCCACCACGAAGGCGGTGATGCCGCCGCGCCGCCCCTCGCCGGCCGGCACCCGGGCCATCACCACCAGCAGGGTGGCGATGGTGCCGTTGGTGGCCCAGAGCTTCACCCCGTTGAGCCGGTACCCGGTGCCGTCGGCGGTCGGTTCGGCGGTGGTCGCCAGCCGGGCCGGGTCGGAGCCCACGTCCGGCTCGGTGAGCAGGAACGCGGAGACCTCACCGGCGGCCAGCCGGGGCAGGAAGCGTTGCTGCTGTTCGGGTGTGCCGAACATCTTCAGCGGCTGCGGCACGCCGATGGACTGGTGGGCGCTGAGCAGCGCGCCCAGCGCCGGGCTGACCGAGCCGGCCAGCATCAACGCCCGACAGTAGTGCAGGTTGCTCAGGCCGAGCCCGCCGTACGCCGGGTCGATCTTCATGCCGAACGCGCCGATCCGGGCCAGCCCGTGGAACACCTCGTCCGGGATGGAGGCGGTCCGCTCGATCGCCGCACCGTCCACCTCGGAGTCGAGGTACGCGCGCAGGGTGCCGAGGAACTCCTCGGCGCGGGCGTCGTCGGCCGGGTCGGTACGCGGCCAGGGGGCGACCAGGTCCAGCCGGAACCGGCCGAGGAAGAGTTCCTTGCCGAAGCTGGGCCGGTCCCAGGCCGACTCGCGGGCCGCCTCGGCGACCTGCCGCGCCTCCTTCTCGGTGACCTGGCCCGCCTCCCCGGGCAACGGCCCGGTCCCGTCCGCCTTCCCGGACGTCGGCCCGACCCCGTCGCCCCGGCCGGCGGGTGAGCCGGGCCGGTCCGCCTTCCCGGGCAACGGCCCGGCCCCGTCCGCCTGCCGGGACGGTGGTCCGGGCACGGCCGGGCCGTCGGATGCGGGTCGGTCGTTCTCGGTGACTGTCAAGGCTGCCCCCTCGCACCTCGGTCCGGTCTGCCGTGACGCCCCCCGCAGGCGGGAACGGCGCCACCACCGGGTGGTTACCCAGTGGTAGCGCCGCTCAAGCGCGCCCCGGACCGGCCGGTCCGGCTCGGCTGGTCGGCCCGGCTCAGGCCGCCGGTCCGCCGACCGCGGTCACCGCCGCGCCGCAGTCGGGTCGACCAGCCGTCCTCAGACGTCGTCCTCGTCGTCCAGGTCGTCCTCGCCCCAGTTGCGCCGGGAGAACGGCAGGATCGCCCAGAAGGTGAGGAACCACAGCCCGGTGAGCGCGCTGAGCACGAAGGCGATCGGCCGGTCCAGGATGAAGTCGGTGATCAGCAGCACCGAGCTGACCATCGCGATCAGCATGAACGTCAGGCCACCGCTGGCCATCCGGTGCGCGAAGCGGACCAGTTCCGGTTTGCGCCCCTGCCGGAACAGCGCCCGGTGGAACGCCACCGGTGAGATGATCATCGCGGTGGCCGCGGCGGCGGCGAGCAGCGCCACCACGTAGACGTCCTTCTGGAACGCCGTGGTCCTGGTGAAGCCTGCGCTGAACGGCAGGGTGAGCAGGAACGCGAAGAGGATCTGTACGCCGGTCTGGGCGACCCGCAACTCCTGTAGCAGGTCGGCGAAGTTACGCTGCCAACGCTGCTTCTCGGTTTCCCTGGACAAACCGCCACCTCCGCCTGCGGGTCGAGCCGGCGGTAGGTCCCACGCCGCCGGGCGACAGGGCGATTGCCCCACCGCCACCCGCGCGAAACGCATTCATGTCCATCGCCTCAGGGCGTCGCTGAGCGCGGACCGGCCGTCCCGGGTCCGGGCACCGTGACCGGGCCGCTCAGGGCAGCGCGTCCACCTGGGCCAGGATCGCCTCGGACAGCGCCCCGGGGGCCTCGTCCGGGATCCAGTGGGTCACCCCGGACAGTTCGACGAAGCGGTACTCCCCGGTGACGTGCGCGGCGCAGCCCTCGGCGGCGGTACGGCCGATCGCGACGTCCCGGTCGCTCCAGACGAACGTCGTCGGCACCGGCACCGCCGGGGTGCCGGCCATCTCCCGGCCGGACATCGCCCGGTACCAGTTGAGCGCGGCGATCAACGCGCCCGGCTCCCGCATCGGCTGCACGTACGAGGCGACCCGGTCCCGGTCACCCACCCCGCCGAGCAGCTTGCGCAGGGCGGTCGCCTGCAACGCCAGCAGCACCTTCTCGGCCTTGCCCGGCTTGCGGAACAGCATCATGTACGAGGACCGGGCCTTCTGCTGCGGGTCGGCGCGCAGGGCGTGCGCCATGGCCGCCGGGTGCGGCACGGAAACCGCGGTGAGGGTACGCACCCGGTCCGGATGCCGGGCGGCGAGCGTCCAGG
Proteins encoded in this region:
- a CDS encoding metal ABC transporter substrate-binding protein, whose product is MNSRPTPRVLAATTTALLALAGVTACSSDDVAGADPQRVDVVAAFYPLQFVAERVGGDAVRVTNLAKPGAEPHDLELNPGQVGQVSEAELIVYLKGFQPAVDEAVEQNGGDRAFDVATVQPLLDAAAGGHDHDHEGEPGHSEEPANAEEKEHADEGGGKDPHVWLDPTRLATIGDKLAERLGTADPDRAADYASRAKALRTELEQLDGEYTAGLKTCQRREIVVSHTAFGYLTGRYQLEQIGISGLTPENEPSPQRLAEVAEEAREHRATTIFFETLVSPKVAETIAREVGAKTAVLDPIEGLSAENSSGDYFSVMRSNLESLRTALSCS
- a CDS encoding metal ABC transporter permease, which codes for MSLFQYDFMLRALVGALIIGLAAPALGIYLVQRRLALIGDGIGHVALTGVGAGLLFQTSPVLMAVVAAALGAVVIELVRERGRTSGDLALALLFYGGIAGGVMLVGLSDASSANLNAYLFGALTTTSRGDLVTIAVLGVAVLVTMLVLRPALFAVCHDEEYARVSGLPVRTLNLLLAVTTAVTVTIAMRAVGVLLISALMVVPVATAQQVTRGFRSTMAVAMGVGLLAAGSGVWVAAVADTAPGASVVVLAIASFLVVAVAAGAWRTLRRRHAPAAPAQPEPHEVVLS
- a CDS encoding Fur family transcriptional regulator, which codes for MSETGTAVRNTRQRTAVSALLAEVEGFHSAQDLHAMLRDRGERVGLTTVYRTLQGLADAGEIDVMRPPGGEHLYRRCSEGHHHHLVCRSCGRTVEVAGPAVETWADRVAAQHGFSDVSHTLEIFGSCPSCAVT
- a CDS encoding DUF6328 family protein, with translation MSRETEKQRWQRNFADLLQELRVAQTGVQILFAFLLTLPFSAGFTRTTAFQKDVYVVALLAAAAATAMIISPVAFHRALFRQGRKPELVRFAHRMASGGLTFMLIAMVSSVLLITDFILDRPIAFVLSALTGLWFLTFWAILPFSRRNWGEDDLDDEDDV
- a CDS encoding DUF6703 family protein, with product MQRTQPPLPARLARLNPTGVFLAVLALVLVGLLVPGVVGAVLLLALAAGLVALLRLTWPVQTPATRVIRLLMLTLLVAAALNKLF
- a CDS encoding glycine--tRNA ligase, with protein sequence MPADRIDAVVSLAKRRGFVFPSSEIYGGTRSAWDYGPLGVELKENVRRQWWKTMVQQRDDVVGLDSAVILARDVWAASGHLDAFVDPLTECQSCHKRFRADHLEEAYEAKHGKPLTSLTELNCPNCGNKGTFTEPKMFNGLMKTYLGPVESEEGLHYLRPETAQGIFVNYNNVATSARKKPPFGIAQTGKSFRNEITPGNFIFRTREFEQMEMEFFVEPGTDEQWHEYWLGERWNWYRDLGLSEENMRFYEHPKEKLSHYSKRTVDIEYRFRFGGTEFAELEGVANRTDFDLTTHSKHSGVDLSYFDQEKGERWVPYVIEPAAGLTRAVLAFLLEAYDEDEAPNTKGGVDKRTVLRFDPRLAPVKVAVLPLSRNEALSPKAKGLAADLRKRWVVEFDDSQAIGRRYRRQDEIGTPYCVTVDFDTLEDDAVTVRDRDTMTQERVALGQVERYLIERLPGC
- a CDS encoding metal ABC transporter ATP-binding protein codes for the protein MNAPVITVAHGVVGYDGRPVLRDVSLSVAAGEVVAVLGANGSGKSTLIRAVLGLVPLSAGQVTLFGTPQRRFRQWHRIGYVPQRLGAGSGVPATVAEVVASGRLARRGVLRPPGRADRAAVAEALRAVGLADRASDPVATLSGGQQQRTLIARALAGQPELLVLDEPTAGVDATSQQAFAGALRGFVGGGGTVLLVAHELGPLRPLINRAVVVHHGGIAHDGAVPEPAGHHAEPDHDHVHPHGPEEPAGLWSAP
- a CDS encoding ArsR/SmtB family transcription factor, with protein sequence MTSSNGYDAYEGAGDLLRALSAPIRLAIVSELAQGERCVHELVEKLGAPQPLVSQHLRVLRGAGVVRGSRRGREIAYTLVDEHVAHIVADAVSHAGEGT
- a CDS encoding antibiotic biosynthesis monooxygenase family protein; amino-acid sequence: MLVTNRFVVDDDVATTFTERAHAALAALAARPGYRRGELVRALDDPRHWCLVTEWESVGAYRRALGGFDVKVSATPLLAESLDEPSAYETLASAAPGGELTISTSDRATAPYR
- a CDS encoding acyl-CoA dehydrogenase family protein → MTVTENDRPASDGPAVPGPPSRQADGAGPLPGKADRPGSPAGRGDGVGPTSGKADGTGPLPGEAGQVTEKEARQVAEAARESAWDRPSFGKELFLGRFRLDLVAPWPRTDPADDARAEEFLGTLRAYLDSEVDGAAIERTASIPDEVFHGLARIGAFGMKIDPAYGGLGLSNLHYCRALMLAGSVSPALGALLSAHQSIGVPQPLKMFGTPEQQQRFLPRLAAGEVSAFLLTEPDVGSDPARLATTAEPTADGTGYRLNGVKLWATNGTIATLLVVMARVPAGEGRRGGITAFVVDGDADGITVERRNSFVGLRGLENSLTRFHDVFVPNENVIGGEGRGLKIALSTLNTGRLSLPAMCVGAGKWSLNVAREWAADRVQWGRPVAEHEAVAQKLSFIAATTYGMEAMLDLSCLLADDDRNDVRIEAALVKLYASEMAWRVADELVQIRGGRGYETADSLAARGERPAAVEQMLRDLRINRIFEGSTEIMHLLIAREAVDAHLSVAGDIIDPDAGLGRKARAGARAGAFYARWLPTLAVGRGQTPGAYAEYGPLAGHLRHVERTSRKLARSTFYAMSRWQGKMERKQAFLGRIVDIGAELFAMSAACVRAHAERDTRPEGRELADLFCRQARLRIEQLFTGLWSNTDPLDVVAAQRIVAGRYAFVEEGVVTPPDDLPWVARWTPGPSTAPDVRRRIPPR
- a CDS encoding alpha/beta fold hydrolase → MRVDVRGLTFEVHTGGPSDGDPVLLLHGFPQHSGEWVDVLPALHAAGLRTYALDQRGYSPGARPAEVEAYRMAECVADAVAVLDALEVDAAHVVGHDWGAVVAWTLAARHPDRVRTLTAVSVPHPAAMAHALRADPQQKARSSYMMLFRKPGKAEKVLLALQATALRKLLGGVGDRDRVASYVQPMREPGALIAALNWYRAMSGREMAGTPAVPVPTTFVWSDRDVAIGRTAAEGCAAHVTGEYRFVELSGVTHWIPDEAPGALSEAILAQVDALP